The genome window GAAGGCGCAGAAAATATCCATGGCGCGAGAGCGTTTTGTAGAAAACGGAGAGGCAGTGTTCATGATCGGAGACTCGTTGAGCGATGTCCGCGCTGCAAAGGAGGCAGGCGTGACCAGTATTGCCGCCACATGGGGACATCAAAGTTTGGAGACGCTGCAACGCGGAGAGCCGTATCATGTGGTTAGTTCTCCAAATAATCTTATTGAGGTCATTGAGCAATAAAATATACGGAAGGCTGATCTCGAGCTGAGACTGCATCCGTTAAAGAGTGTATAACGAACAAGATAGCTTTTGAAAGCCCGCTCCCGCTAAAATCCTCCTACGAATTCAGGAAAACATAATGACAACCCCCCACAATCATATACCCTCCCCCACCCTGCTCAAACCCGTCAAACCTGTCGGCATTGTGGGCTACGGCGCGTATGTGCCGCGCTATCGCCTGCCCGCCAAGGAGGTCGCCCGCGTATGGACGGGTAAGACGGGCGGTATGCCGATCAAAGAGAAAGCCGTGCCCGGGCTCGATGAAGATGTGATCACCATGTCCATTGAAGCGGCGCGGAATGCGATGATGCGCGCCCAGATCGACCCGGCCGAACTGCGCGCCGTCTGGGTCGGGTCTGAGTCGCATCCGTATGCGGTCAAACCAACTTCCACCTTGGTCGCCGAGGCGATTGGAGCCGTCCCCAACACGCAAGCCGCGGATTGGGAGTTCGCCTGCAAGGCGGGCACCGAAGCGCTCGTCGCTGCAATGGGATTGGTCGGCTCGGGCATGGGACATTACGCCATGGCAATCGGCATGGACACCGCGCAAGGCAAGCCCGGCGACGCGCTCGAATACACGGCTGGCGCGGGCGGCGGCGCGTACATCGTCGGTCCCGCGGAAGAGTCGCTGGCGGTCATCAACGCCTCGTATTCCTACGTCACCGACACGCCCGATTTCTGGCGGCGCGAATATCAGAAGTACCCCGAACACGGCATGCGCTTCACGGGCGAACCCGCCTACTTCAAGCACATCACCGAAGCCGCCACGCGCCTCATGGAAGCGATGGGTTCCACCGCCAAGGATTACAAGTGGGCG of Anaerolineales bacterium contains these proteins:
- a CDS encoding hydroxymethylglutaryl-CoA synthase, which translates into the protein MTTPHNHIPSPTLLKPVKPVGIVGYGAYVPRYRLPAKEVARVWTGKTGGMPIKEKAVPGLDEDVITMSIEAARNAMMRAQIDPAELRAVWVGSESHPYAVKPTSTLVAEAIGAVPNTQAADWEFACKAGTEALVAAMGLVGSGMGHYAMAIGMDTAQGKPGDALEYTAGAGGGAYIVGPAEESLAVINASYSYVTDTPDFWRREYQKYPEHGMRFTGEPAYFKHITEAATRLMEAMGSTAKDYKWAIFHQPNVKFPQRVAGQLGFSAEQIEPGLLVGTIGNTYAGAAMIGLTATLDIAQPGDRILVVSFGSGAGSDAFDITVTDKVTARQGLATKTQAYIARRTEIDYATYVRFRGKLAMK